The genomic interval TTCGTTGTTGTCGCTTCAAGACCACCCCAGATGTGGTCAATTTTGTGAGGATGTTGTTGTAAAAAATCTTGTAGTTTCGTAAAAATCTGCGTATGGGGCAGTTGGTTATCATTCGCCACAATTGGCAACACCGTTGCAGGATACTGAGTTAAAACGTCTTCTAAATAAGCCAAATCTAGCGGGCTTTGCAAAAAGGTAAGTACAATCGGCGGTATTGTCTGCTCGGTCATTGGCGACTGCTCTAACAGTCTGGCTACGGTCGGTAGTGAGGTTTCATCAGCGATTAATAGACTTTGTCCCTGTGGCTGATTAACACCGAGATGATCGATTTTTTCGGGGAATTCTCGCTCACTGGTAAAAACATCGCCTGTTTTTAACGATTTTACCCAAGTTTCGCCAAGACTGATTTCGCCGTTTTTTTCTCCATGACAATAAATATCTATCCAAGCAAGGTTTTGCGTTTCACCGTTTTCATTCACGGTTTGCCATGCCTTGCGAAGCGTATAATAGCGGTAGGGGCGGGGGTGTTTTTTTAGGTCGGTGTCGGGCAGTTTGACATCAAACAAAAACGCATAACCTGCCGGTAAATCGGATAAATCGCTATCGGTTTGCACTGTCAAACGATACATATGGTGACTAACCGCTTCAACGCTTTGCAGGCAAAATTGACGCTGCTTGATGTCAATGGTTTTTTTACCTTGTTTGCGGTCACTGCGCTGCAATAAGGCGACATACTGGTCGTTAAATTTTTCAAGGGTTTGGGTCGGCTCACTAAATGCCAAAAGCTGATTGTGTAAGTGCGGCTCGTTTTGCGCAAATTGCAAATCCAACAGCAAGCCTTGTTGATAAATTTGGCGTAAGGTCACATTTTGCAAGGATTTTTGCTGAACCTTGGTTAAGTTTAGCAAGCCTAATGCCATGTGCTTCATATCATCGCTGTGGTCTTCGTTGATGTGATTGATGATGTCGGCAATTTCGGGGTCATCAAATAAAGTCAGATTTTCTGGGTGCATAGAATGTAATTTTTGTTAAAGGGCGATAAGGAAAGAACTTGGGGTGACAAGTCCTTTGTTTAGATTTATGGACATGATTAAAACTTCGCGGTTAAGCTAACACTGGCTTGTCGCTCTGCGCCCATCCAGCAGTTGTTGCTGTTATAACAACTACCCACGTAGGTTTTGTCAAACAAGTTACTGACAGTCAAGCCCACATCGAACATGCGGTTAATTTGATAACTGCCAGCCAGATCCACCAAGGTGACGCTTGGCAAAGTATCTGAGTTTTCTCTATCAATCTGCATCCCAGCGATGTGCCGTACACCCACTTGTACCGCGGTTTTGGCGTTGGGTTTCATACTTGCC from Moraxella osloensis carries:
- a CDS encoding SIP domain-containing protein encodes the protein MHPENLTLFDDPEIADIINHINEDHSDDMKHMALGLLNLTKVQQKSLQNVTLRQIYQQGLLLDLQFAQNEPHLHNQLLAFSEPTQTLEKFNDQYVALLQRSDRKQGKKTIDIKQRQFCLQSVEAVSHHMYRLTVQTDSDLSDLPAGYAFLFDVKLPDTDLKKHPRPYRYYTLRKAWQTVNENGETQNLAWIDIYCHGEKNGEISLGETWVKSLKTGDVFTSEREFPEKIDHLGVNQPQGQSLLIADETSLPTVARLLEQSPMTEQTIPPIVLTFLQSPLDLAYLEDVLTQYPATVLPIVANDNQLPHTQIFTKLQDFLQQHPHKIDHIWGGLEATTTKKLRLLLDELLQLSRDNSVLKVYWRAS